From Trichocoleus sp. FACHB-46, the proteins below share one genomic window:
- a CDS encoding cupin domain-containing protein — protein MAILQLSNGKVCGNSSEIVRELALFNVQLQHYSLEAPQHWADLLAEDVLPDLEKRQILELCDRQLESLKQETSYLWSDLLVFHPGSSQLHSISTYNRYHTHKAPEALYLLSGEAIFSFIELDGQQVQLLVQPGDYVQIAAGVEHWFSPTASLEFKAVRYFTTVDGWIPQYTELGELKKLR, from the coding sequence ATGGCGATTCTACAGCTAAGCAACGGCAAAGTTTGCGGTAATTCTAGTGAGATTGTTCGTGAACTTGCTCTTTTTAATGTTCAGCTCCAGCACTACAGCTTAGAAGCTCCGCAACACTGGGCCGATTTACTAGCTGAGGATGTTCTACCAGATCTGGAAAAGCGCCAAATCTTGGAGCTCTGCGATCGCCAACTTGAATCGCTGAAGCAAGAAACTAGCTATCTCTGGTCTGACCTGCTAGTGTTTCACCCTGGCTCCTCTCAACTCCACAGCATCAGCACCTACAACCGATACCATACACATAAGGCTCCAGAAGCGCTTTACCTATTGTCAGGAGAGGCAATTTTTAGCTTCATAGAGCTTGATGGTCAACAGGTACAGCTCCTAGTGCAGCCAGGAGACTACGTCCAAATTGCGGCTGGCGTAGAGCACTGGTTTAGTCCTACCGCTTCACTTGAGTTTAAGGCTGTCCGCTACTTTACTACGGTGGATGGTTGGATACCCCAGTACACCGAGTTGGGCGAACTCAAGAAGCTACGCTAA